One window of the Pseudomonas knackmussii B13 genome contains the following:
- a CDS encoding protease inhibitor I42 family protein, whose protein sequence is MPSPRLLLPLSLLLLAGCAGQKPVVSLESEHDCKPLKLHQGQELVLMLPSNPTTGFRWEIRNPAASVLHSLGPEVYNNPEDAGVVGSAGESTWRFRVAGTGEDHLQLIYHRPWEPEVAPERTFDCAISAR, encoded by the coding sequence ATGCCGTCGCCCCGCCTGTTGCTTCCCCTGTCCCTGCTGTTGCTCGCCGGTTGCGCCGGCCAGAAGCCGGTGGTCAGCCTGGAAAGCGAGCACGACTGCAAACCGCTGAAACTGCACCAGGGCCAGGAACTGGTGCTGATGCTGCCGAGCAATCCCACCACCGGCTTCCGCTGGGAGATCCGCAATCCGGCGGCTAGCGTCCTCCACAGCCTCGGCCCCGAGGTCTACAACAACCCCGAGGACGCCGGCGTGGTCGGCAGTGCGGGCGAGTCCACCTGGCGCTTTCGCGTCGCCGGCACCGGCGAGGACCATCTGCAGCTGATCTACCACCGCCCCTGGGAACCCGAAGTCGCCCCCGAGCGCACCTTCGACTGCGCCATCAGCGCGCGCTGA